A genomic stretch from Pontivivens ytuae includes:
- a CDS encoding 6,7-dimethyl-8-ribityllumazine synthase, translating into MASTEEHFAMDAPRLDPAPHLLLVTAPFYRRIADWLIEGASSAIESAGGTVEAIEVPGALELPTAIRLASRTGRYDGFVALGCVIRGATTHYETVCNDSSRGITLLGLDGLCIGNGILTVENMDQAVERADPAQMNKGGGAAIAALHLIALDRRFRAPAPVADPQSEILMAGTAGPKDTA; encoded by the coding sequence ATGGCGAGCACCGAAGAGCATTTCGCGATGGATGCGCCCCGGCTCGACCCGGCGCCGCACCTCCTGCTGGTCACGGCCCCCTTCTACCGCCGCATCGCCGACTGGCTAATCGAGGGCGCTTCGTCTGCAATCGAAAGCGCCGGCGGTACGGTCGAGGCGATCGAGGTGCCCGGCGCGCTGGAACTGCCCACCGCCATCCGCCTCGCCTCGCGCACCGGACGCTATGACGGCTTCGTCGCACTCGGCTGTGTCATTCGGGGCGCGACCACCCATTACGAGACGGTCTGCAACGACAGCTCGCGCGGGATCACGCTGCTGGGCCTCGACGGGCTCTGCATCGGAAACGGGATCCTCACGGTGGAGAACATGGATCAGGCCGTCGAGCGGGCCGACCCCGCGCAGATGAACAAGGGCGGCGGCGCGGCCATCGCGGCGCTGCACCTGATCGCGCTCGACCGCCGGTTCCGCGCCCCTGCCCCGGTTGCCGACCCGCAATCCGAAATTCTCATGGCCGGAACCGCCGGTCCGAAGGATACTGCCTGA
- the nusB gene encoding transcription antitermination factor NusB: protein MPRPVPKPSREEKRQMRSASRLFAVQALFQMEQSGQPMPEVREQFETHRFGAELDGETYSEGDVDLFRATLSEALDRQATIDQATDRALVERWPLGKIDPTLRALFRAAGAEIAGLDTPPKVVITEYVDVAKAFFPDGKEPRFVNAVLDHMAREIKPDAFS, encoded by the coding sequence ATGCCACGTCCCGTTCCCAAACCGAGCCGCGAGGAAAAGCGGCAGATGCGCTCGGCCTCCCGGCTCTTCGCGGTGCAGGCGCTCTTCCAGATGGAGCAGTCGGGCCAGCCGATGCCGGAGGTGCGCGAGCAGTTCGAGACGCACCGCTTCGGGGCGGAGCTCGATGGCGAGACCTATAGCGAGGGCGACGTCGACCTCTTTCGCGCGACGCTGAGCGAGGCGCTGGACCGTCAGGCCACCATCGACCAGGCGACCGACCGCGCCCTGGTCGAGCGTTGGCCGCTGGGCAAGATCGACCCGACACTGCGCGCCCTCTTCCGCGCCGCGGGGGCGGAGATCGCGGGGCTCGACACCCCGCCCAAGGTCGTCATCACGGAATATGTGGACGTGGCCAAGGCCTTCTTCCCCGACGGGAAGGAGCCCCGCTTCGTCAACGCCGTCCTCGATCACATGGCGCGGGAGATCAAACCCGACGCCTTTTCGTGA
- a CDS encoding M48 family metallopeptidase produces the protein MNGTGTYFDGEIARGRPVRIALGSHSLVIADEDGGRTLARWSLLDMRLAGPATARGAAFGNIAEGEARLRVSDPALVKEIRARVPAAARPLRRGPGAGKLLAWCAAAAASFVLIVFVLVPLTAERLTPFITAETEAQMGAQVRRNLVRVAEPFLGETPRRCVAPKGIDALEIMLARLDPEGAYGVMPEIWDVDMVNAVALPGGHVIFFRELIDEAESAEEVAGVLAHEIGHVSRRDGLRLSLRAAGSAGLLSMVIGDFAGGVVAVAVAEQLLTSSYQREAEEAADDFAFAMLTEADVSTSGIAEFFARLHEEIGETSELMSHLASHPDLASRAAAAEAADQAGADARPILTPAQWQALRDVCEETVSLP, from the coding sequence ATGAACGGCACCGGCACCTATTTCGACGGCGAGATCGCCCGCGGGCGCCCGGTGCGTATCGCGCTCGGCAGCCACTCGCTGGTCATCGCGGACGAGGACGGCGGGCGGACGCTGGCGCGTTGGTCGCTGCTCGACATGCGCTTGGCCGGCCCTGCGACGGCGCGGGGGGCGGCCTTTGGCAACATCGCGGAAGGGGAGGCGCGGCTGCGCGTCTCCGACCCCGCGCTGGTCAAGGAGATCCGGGCGCGGGTGCCTGCCGCCGCCCGGCCCCTGCGGCGCGGACCCGGTGCGGGCAAGCTTTTGGCCTGGTGCGCGGCCGCGGCGGCGTCCTTCGTGTTGATCGTTTTCGTCTTGGTGCCTCTGACGGCGGAGCGGCTGACGCCCTTCATCACGGCGGAGACCGAGGCGCAGATGGGCGCGCAGGTGCGCCGCAACCTCGTGCGCGTTGCCGAACCCTTCCTTGGAGAGACGCCCCGGCGTTGCGTGGCGCCCAAGGGGATCGACGCGCTGGAGATCATGCTCGCCCGGCTCGATCCCGAGGGCGCCTATGGCGTGATGCCCGAGATCTGGGACGTCGACATGGTGAACGCCGTGGCACTGCCCGGCGGCCACGTCATCTTCTTCCGTGAGCTGATCGATGAGGCGGAGAGTGCCGAGGAGGTCGCAGGTGTCCTCGCCCACGAGATCGGGCATGTGAGCCGCCGCGACGGCCTGCGCCTGTCATTGCGCGCCGCGGGCTCCGCCGGTCTGCTCAGCATGGTCATCGGGGACTTCGCGGGCGGTGTGGTTGCGGTTGCGGTGGCCGAGCAGCTCCTCACCTCCTCCTACCAGCGGGAGGCGGAGGAGGCCGCCGACGACTTCGCCTTCGCGATGCTGACGGAGGCCGACGTGTCGACCAGCGGCATCGCGGAGTTCTTCGCTCGCCTGCACGAGGAGATCGGCGAGACGAGCGAGCTGATGTCGCACCTCGCCTCCCACCCCGACCTCGCCTCGCGCGCAGCGGCGGCCGAGGCGGCGGATCAGGCGGGCGCGGATGCGCGGCCCATACTCACGCCCGCCCAGTGGCAAGCACTGCGCGACGTTTGCGAGGAAACAGTCAGTCTGCCGTGA
- a CDS encoding DUF898 family protein yields the protein MTTQSSQAPVAPRFVGESTPLFWLAARTLLFTVLTLGIYRFWMRTKMRQYYWGAVEVEGEGFEYTGTGLEKLLGFLVAIVVLAIILAIFNLGLYVVGLSVFDGNQFAGTLTLLPLIPLTYYAQYRARRYVLSRTRFRGIRFGAEPAAWRYVGVALVQTLITVLTLGVLAPRQHWKLEKFRSDRTYYGDLRLRQGGRWQALMRPWLGVILSVVATTVLIIGATGADSPIAAVAFGVIGYLALILFYVRYQIVSFRILTGQKEAGPIRLQSGVRTGRVIGIVLLGTFLVSVILSVIGAVLFAVMNLLVGSTIDFTDPEAITTALAGGAALLGFVAIYLLLIVLGGAFSEIFVSMPLVQHYVETLRIENAEALADVRQRAEDDFMEADGFADALDVGAAF from the coding sequence ATGACGACCCAATCCTCGCAAGCGCCTGTCGCGCCCCGTTTCGTGGGCGAATCGACGCCGCTGTTCTGGCTGGCCGCGCGCACGCTACTGTTCACGGTGCTGACGCTGGGCATCTATCGCTTCTGGATGCGCACGAAGATGCGCCAATACTACTGGGGTGCTGTGGAGGTCGAGGGCGAGGGCTTTGAATACACCGGCACGGGGCTCGAGAAGCTGTTGGGCTTTCTCGTCGCCATCGTGGTGCTCGCCATCATCCTCGCGATCTTCAACCTCGGGCTCTACGTCGTCGGTCTGTCGGTCTTCGACGGGAACCAGTTCGCGGGGACGCTGACGCTGCTGCCGCTGATCCCGCTCACCTACTACGCCCAGTACCGCGCGCGCCGCTATGTGCTGTCGCGTACCCGTTTTCGCGGCATCCGCTTCGGGGCGGAGCCTGCGGCTTGGCGCTATGTCGGCGTGGCGCTGGTGCAGACGCTGATCACGGTGCTGACGCTGGGTGTGCTCGCCCCGCGCCAGCACTGGAAGCTGGAGAAGTTCCGGAGTGACCGGACCTATTACGGTGATCTGAGGCTCCGGCAGGGCGGGCGCTGGCAGGCGCTGATGCGGCCCTGGCTCGGCGTGATCCTGAGCGTCGTGGCCACGACCGTGCTGATCATCGGGGCGACGGGCGCGGACTCTCCGATCGCTGCGGTGGCGTTCGGCGTGATCGGCTATCTCGCGCTGATCCTCTTCTACGTCCGCTACCAGATCGTGTCGTTCCGCATCCTGACTGGGCAGAAGGAGGCGGGGCCGATCCGCCTCCAGTCCGGCGTGCGCACGGGCCGCGTTATCGGGATCGTGCTGCTCGGCACCTTCCTCGTCTCGGTCATCCTCAGCGTCATCGGCGCGGTGCTTTTCGCGGTGATGAACCTGCTCGTCGGATCGACGATCGACTTCACCGATCCCGAGGCGATTACGACCGCGCTGGCCGGCGGGGCCGCGCTGCTCGGGTTCGTTGCGATCTACCTCCTGCTTATCGTGCTGGGCGGCGCGTTTTCGGAGATCTTCGTCTCCATGCCGCTGGTCCAGCACTATGTCGAGACGCTGCGGATCGAGAACGCGGAGGCGCTCGCCGATGTGCGCCAGCGGGCCGAGGACGACTTCATGGAGGCTGACGGCTTCGCCGATGCGCTCGATGTCGGGGCGGCGTTCTGA
- the parC gene encoding DNA topoisomerase IV subunit A, which translates to MAEITDTPDMDGNISREPLSRAIGDRYLQYALSTIMHRALPDARDGLKPVHRRILFAMRGLRLDPNGAFRKCAKIVGEVMGNYHPHGDQAIYDALARLAQDFNVRYPLVDGQGNFGNVDGDNPAAQRYTEARLAAVAAAMMEGLAENAVDFRPNYDGSEEEPEVLPAAFPNLLANGSSGIAVGMATNIPPHNVGEVIDAALYLIKTPNAGIDKLTEFIPGPDFPTGGTIVEPPAAIREAYATGRGAFRLRSVWQREELGRGQWQIVVTEIPYQVQKSKLIERIAELINSKKLPILADIRDESAEDIRIVLEPKARTVDPATLMEALFRQTDLETRFSLNMNVLIDGRTPQVCSLRDVLRAFLDHRRDVLVRRSRHRMEKIDRRLEVLEGYIVAFLNLDRVIEIIRTEDEPKPVLMAEFELTDVQAEAILNMRLRSLRKLEEMELRKERDDLIAERAELEDLLGSEELQWSRIADQLRETRKEFGAPAKYKGITAAESLADLKRTDGADYPTTARRSGFADAPEAAEVPLEAMIEREPITVVCSQMGWIRAMKGHIALDTEMKFKDGDGPRFIFHAETTDKLVLFGTNGRFYTLAASNLPGGRGMGEPVRLMIDLPNEAEIVALFAHDATRKLLVASTAGDGFVVPEADIVAQTRSGKQALNVRDAKAAVCRPVGGDHVAVVGENRKVLIFPLDELPEMARGKGVRLQKYKDGGLSDAMTFTLAEGLSWKDPAGRTRTETELGDYLGKRAGSGRMAPRGFPRNNKF; encoded by the coding sequence ATGGCCGAGATCACCGATACCCCCGACATGGACGGCAATATCAGCCGTGAGCCGCTCTCCCGCGCGATCGGCGACCGCTACCTGCAATACGCGCTCAGCACGATCATGCACCGCGCGCTGCCGGATGCGCGCGACGGGCTGAAGCCGGTGCACCGGCGGATCCTGTTCGCGATGCGGGGGCTGCGGCTCGACCCCAACGGCGCCTTCCGCAAATGCGCGAAGATCGTCGGTGAGGTCATGGGTAACTATCACCCCCATGGCGACCAGGCCATTTACGACGCGCTGGCCCGCCTCGCGCAGGATTTCAACGTCCGCTATCCGCTGGTGGACGGGCAGGGGAACTTCGGCAATGTCGATGGGGACAACCCCGCGGCCCAGCGCTACACCGAGGCGCGGCTGGCCGCCGTCGCCGCCGCGATGATGGAGGGGCTGGCCGAGAACGCGGTCGATTTCCGCCCCAACTACGACGGGTCGGAGGAGGAGCCGGAGGTGCTGCCGGCGGCCTTTCCCAACCTCCTCGCCAACGGCTCGTCCGGCATCGCCGTTGGTATGGCGACGAACATTCCGCCGCACAATGTGGGCGAGGTGATTGACGCCGCCCTCTACCTGATCAAGACGCCCAATGCGGGCATCGACAAGCTCACCGAGTTCATTCCCGGCCCGGATTTCCCCACGGGGGGCACCATCGTCGAGCCACCCGCCGCGATCCGCGAAGCTTATGCGACGGGACGTGGTGCGTTCCGCCTGCGCTCCGTCTGGCAGCGGGAGGAACTGGGCCGCGGCCAATGGCAGATCGTCGTCACCGAGATCCCCTACCAGGTCCAGAAATCGAAGCTGATCGAGCGGATCGCGGAGCTGATCAACTCCAAGAAACTGCCGATCCTCGCCGATATCCGCGATGAGAGTGCCGAGGACATCCGCATCGTGCTGGAGCCCAAGGCCCGCACCGTGGACCCGGCCACGCTAATGGAGGCGCTGTTCCGTCAGACGGACCTGGAGACGCGCTTCTCGCTCAACATGAACGTGCTGATCGACGGGCGCACGCCGCAGGTCTGCTCGCTTCGCGACGTGCTGCGTGCGTTTCTCGACCATCGGCGCGACGTGCTGGTCCGCCGCTCCCGCCACCGGATGGAGAAGATCGACCGGCGGCTGGAGGTGCTGGAGGGGTACATCGTCGCCTTCCTCAACCTCGACCGCGTGATCGAGATCATCCGGACCGAGGACGAGCCGAAACCGGTCCTGATGGCCGAGTTCGAGCTGACCGACGTGCAGGCCGAGGCGATCCTCAACATGCGCCTGCGCTCCCTGCGCAAGCTGGAGGAGATGGAGCTGCGCAAGGAACGCGACGACCTGATCGCGGAGCGCGCGGAGCTCGAAGACCTGCTCGGGAGCGAGGAGCTGCAATGGTCCCGCATCGCCGATCAGCTGCGCGAGACGCGCAAGGAGTTCGGCGCGCCCGCGAAATACAAGGGGATCACCGCGGCCGAGAGCCTCGCCGATCTCAAGCGCACCGACGGCGCCGACTATCCCACCACCGCCCGCCGCTCCGGTTTCGCCGATGCGCCAGAGGCGGCTGAAGTGCCGCTGGAGGCGATGATCGAGCGCGAGCCGATCACCGTCGTCTGCTCCCAGATGGGCTGGATCCGCGCGATGAAGGGGCACATCGCGCTCGACACCGAGATGAAGTTCAAGGACGGCGACGGACCTCGCTTCATCTTCCATGCGGAGACCACGGACAAGCTGGTGCTGTTCGGGACGAACGGGCGGTTCTACACGCTCGCCGCCTCCAACCTGCCCGGCGGGCGGGGGATGGGCGAGCCGGTGCGCCTGATGATCGACCTGCCCAACGAGGCGGAGATCGTGGCGCTGTTCGCCCATGACGCCACCCGCAAGCTGCTCGTCGCCTCGACCGCAGGTGATGGCTTCGTGGTGCCGGAGGCCGATATCGTGGCCCAGACCCGCTCCGGCAAGCAGGCGCTCAACGTGCGCGATGCGAAGGCCGCGGTCTGTCGCCCTGTCGGCGGCGATCACGTCGCCGTGGTGGGCGAGAACCGCAAGGTGCTGATCTTCCCCCTCGACGAGCTGCCGGAGATGGCACGCGGCAAGGGCGTGCGCCTGCAGAAGTACAAGGATGGCGGGCTGAGCGACGCCATGACCTTCACCCTCGCCGAGGGGTTGAGCTGGAAGGATCCGGCAGGCCGCACCCGGACGGAGACGGAGCTCGGCGACTATCTCGGCAAGCGTGCGGGCTCGGGCCGCATGGCGCCGCGCGGGTTTCCGCGCAACAATAAATTCTGA
- a CDS encoding twin transmembrane helix small protein codes for MVQGPLLYLIAFACLAVLVVLLIGVGGFAKGGDFNRKYANKIMRLRILLQFIAVIIIVAAVWIARQTGG; via the coding sequence ATGGTACAGGGACCCCTACTCTATCTCATCGCCTTCGCCTGCCTTGCGGTGCTGGTGGTGCTTCTCATCGGCGTCGGCGGCTTTGCCAAGGGCGGCGATTTCAATCGGAAATATGCCAACAAGATCATGCGCCTGCGGATCCTGCTGCAGTTCATCGCGGTGATCATCATCGTGGCGGCGGTCTGGATCGCGCGGCAGACGGGAGGCTGA
- a CDS encoding cob(I)yrinic acid a,c-diamide adenosyltransferase yields MVVLNKIYTKTGDHGETALGNGARVAKHSIRVNAYGTVDEVNATVGLARQVAEGEMDDRLAAIQNDLFDLGADLCTPDMEKDGEREYPPLRVADSQVERLEAEIDAMNAKLEPLRSFILPGGTPLAAQMHLCRTVARRAERLVVELATMESVNPASVKYLNRLSDWFFVAGRIANDDGKNDVLWVPGANR; encoded by the coding sequence ATGGTGGTGCTCAACAAGATCTACACCAAGACCGGCGATCACGGAGAGACCGCGCTCGGCAACGGGGCGCGGGTGGCCAAGCACTCGATCCGGGTGAACGCCTACGGCACGGTGGACGAGGTGAACGCGACGGTGGGCCTCGCCCGGCAGGTGGCCGAGGGTGAGATGGACGATCGGCTGGCGGCAATCCAGAACGACCTCTTCGACCTTGGGGCGGATCTGTGCACGCCGGATATGGAGAAGGACGGGGAGCGCGAATACCCGCCCCTGCGCGTCGCCGACAGCCAGGTCGAGCGGCTGGAGGCGGAGATCGACGCGATGAATGCGAAGCTGGAGCCGCTCAGGAGCTTCATCCTGCCGGGCGGTACGCCGCTCGCCGCCCAGATGCACCTCTGCCGAACCGTGGCGCGGCGCGCGGAGCGGCTGGTGGTGGAGCTTGCCACGATGGAAAGCGTGAACCCCGCCTCGGTGAAATACCTCAATCGCCTGTCCGACTGGTTCTTCGTCGCCGGCCGCATCGCCAACGACGACGGCAAGAACGATGTGTTGTGGGTTCCGGGTGCGAACCGCTGA
- a CDS encoding electron transfer flavoprotein subunit beta/FixA family protein — MKVLVPVKRVIDYNVKVRVKADGSGVDLANVKMSMNPFDEIAVEEAIRLKEKGAAEEIVVVSIGVKQAQETIRTALAMGADRGILIVAADDVHQDIEPLAVAKILAKVIEEEQPGLVLAGKQAIDNDMNATGQMLSALLGWSQATFASEVNIDGDHAAVTREVDGGLQTINVKMPAIVTVDLRLNEPRYASLPNIMKAKKKPLDEKTAADYGVDTAPRLEIVKTSEPPERAAGVMVASVEELVSKLKNEAGVI, encoded by the coding sequence ATGAAGGTGCTGGTGCCGGTCAAACGCGTGATCGACTACAACGTGAAGGTTCGCGTGAAGGCGGACGGGAGCGGCGTCGATCTCGCCAATGTCAAGATGAGCATGAACCCGTTCGACGAGATCGCCGTCGAGGAGGCGATCCGGCTCAAGGAAAAGGGCGCGGCCGAGGAAATCGTCGTGGTCTCGATCGGCGTTAAGCAGGCGCAGGAGACGATCCGCACCGCGCTCGCCATGGGGGCCGACCGCGGCATCCTGATCGTCGCCGCCGACGACGTGCACCAGGATATAGAGCCGCTCGCCGTCGCCAAGATCCTCGCCAAGGTGATCGAGGAGGAACAGCCGGGCCTCGTGCTCGCCGGCAAGCAGGCGATCGACAACGACATGAACGCGACGGGGCAGATGCTCTCCGCGCTTCTGGGCTGGAGCCAGGCGACCTTCGCCTCCGAGGTGAACATCGACGGCGACCACGCCGCGGTGACCCGCGAGGTGGATGGCGGGCTGCAGACGATCAACGTGAAGATGCCCGCAATCGTGACCGTAGACCTGCGTCTGAACGAGCCGCGCTACGCCTCGCTGCCCAACATCATGAAGGCGAAGAAGAAGCCGCTCGACGAGAAGACCGCCGCCGATTACGGCGTGGACACAGCACCACGGCTGGAGATCGTGAAGACCTCCGAACCGCCGGAGCGCGCCGCGGGCGTTATGGTCGCTTCCGTCGAGGAGCTGGTGTCGAAACTGAAGAACGAAGCGGGGGTGATCTGA
- a CDS encoding electron transfer flavoprotein subunit alpha/FixB family protein — translation MAVLLLAEMTGGAFQQDATAKALSAAKQLGDVTVLVAGEDVGDAASAAAKLDGVAKVLAVSDASLAHYLAEPVAALVASLAGDYEHIVAPSTANAKNVMPRVAALLDVMVLSDVMGIVDGETFERPIYAGNAIQTVKSGDAKKVMTIRTASFDAAGEGGSASVEDGAAAADPGLSSWVEDKVEETDRPELTSAKVVVSGGRGVGSEENFAMIEKLADAMGAAVGASRAAVDSGYAPNDWQVGQTGKVVAPDLYVAVGISGAIQHLAGMKDSKVIVAINKDEEAPIFQVADYGLVADLFDAVPELEKQLG, via the coding sequence ATGGCCGTTCTCCTTCTGGCAGAAATGACCGGCGGCGCGTTCCAGCAGGACGCGACCGCGAAGGCGCTGAGCGCGGCAAAGCAGCTCGGCGACGTGACCGTTCTGGTCGCAGGTGAAGACGTGGGCGATGCCGCTTCGGCGGCCGCAAAGCTCGACGGCGTGGCGAAGGTGCTGGCCGTCTCCGACGCCTCACTGGCGCACTACCTTGCAGAGCCGGTGGCGGCCCTCGTCGCCTCCCTGGCGGGTGACTACGAGCACATCGTGGCCCCCTCCACCGCGAATGCGAAGAACGTGATGCCGCGCGTCGCGGCCCTGCTCGACGTCATGGTGCTCTCCGACGTGATGGGGATCGTCGATGGCGAGACGTTCGAGCGGCCGATCTACGCCGGCAACGCGATCCAGACCGTGAAGTCGGGTGACGCGAAGAAGGTGATGACGATCCGCACCGCCTCCTTCGACGCGGCGGGCGAAGGCGGCTCGGCGTCGGTCGAGGACGGCGCTGCCGCCGCCGATCCGGGCCTGTCGTCCTGGGTCGAGGACAAGGTGGAGGAGACCGACCGGCCCGAGCTCACCTCGGCCAAGGTCGTGGTCTCCGGCGGCCGCGGCGTCGGCTCCGAAGAGAACTTCGCGATGATCGAGAAGCTGGCCGATGCGATGGGTGCGGCCGTGGGTGCTTCCCGCGCGGCAGTCGACTCCGGCTACGCGCCGAACGACTGGCAGGTCGGGCAGACCGGCAAGGTCGTCGCACCCGATCTCTACGTCGCCGTCGGCATCTCCGGTGCGATCCAGCACCTCGCAGGGATGAAGGACAGCAAGGTGATCGTCGCGATCAACAAGGACGAGGAGGCGCCGATCTTCCAGGTCGCTGATTACGGCCTCGTCGCGGACCTCTTCGACGCGGTGCCGGAGCTGGAAAAGCAACTCGGCTGA
- a CDS encoding NYN domain-containing protein: MADRSLKLAVLIDADNTNHNVAKALFDEIAALGEANVRRIYGDYTRSELAGWEKKLATHALIPTHQPAYVKGKNASDITMVIDAMDLLHKGTVDGFCLVSSDSDFTRLAQRIKEEGAVVYGFGEQKTPEAFRAACTRFIYNENLLRGDPDGEAPVQRRTQPPSAAVPLIRRAMSELEGEDDWVPLGVLGQRIANANPDFDARTYGCQNLSTLVRKTGAFDLNKDEGNRWTVRRKD, translated from the coding sequence ATGGCCGATCGAAGCCTCAAGCTCGCCGTCCTCATCGACGCCGACAACACCAACCACAACGTCGCGAAGGCGCTGTTCGACGAGATCGCGGCGTTGGGCGAGGCGAATGTCCGCCGGATCTACGGTGACTACACCCGCTCCGAACTCGCGGGGTGGGAGAAGAAGCTCGCCACACACGCGCTGATCCCGACCCACCAGCCGGCCTATGTGAAGGGCAAGAACGCCTCCGACATCACCATGGTGATCGACGCGATGGACCTCCTGCACAAGGGGACGGTGGATGGGTTCTGCCTCGTCTCCTCCGACAGCGACTTCACACGGCTCGCCCAGCGGATCAAGGAAGAGGGGGCGGTGGTCTACGGCTTCGGCGAGCAGAAGACGCCCGAGGCGTTCCGCGCCGCCTGCACCCGCTTCATCTACAACGAGAACCTCCTGCGCGGCGACCCGGACGGCGAGGCGCCGGTTCAGCGCCGGACACAGCCGCCCTCGGCCGCCGTTCCCCTCATCCGCCGCGCGATGTCGGAGCTGGAGGGCGAGGACGACTGGGTGCCGCTCGGCGTCCTCGGCCAGCGGATCGCCAATGCCAACCCCGATTTCGACGCGCGGACTTATGGCTGCCAGAACCTCTCGACCCTCGTCCGAAAGACCGGTGCCTTCGATCTGAACAAGGACGAGGGTAACCGCTGGACCGTGCGCCGCAAGGACTGA
- a CDS encoding DUF6473 family protein codes for MSFQSVLTTGLNYDEYRWGRSRQVFRGPKPDLSQPYVACIGGSETYGRFAMSPWPTQLEKLIEYPCANWGSPGAGPTFFLKDPVVLEACSNARACVITVMGAHVTSNRLFSVFVRRNMRLREVSETMRALYPEIDFSEFRFVANMLIACWEASPERFKVVEIELRQAWVARMKELIEDIETPTILCWLSDSSPEMADRMEPFNARENPPSFVDRSMIEEVKPHVDYYVEYVASEEAALGPRIPGRQRPEIARRCPSDMMHAEAAELLSDPVSKVLGLRFL; via the coding sequence ATGAGTTTCCAGTCGGTCCTCACTACAGGACTCAACTATGACGAGTATAGGTGGGGCCGTTCTCGCCAGGTGTTCAGGGGCCCGAAACCGGATCTCAGCCAGCCCTATGTCGCCTGCATCGGCGGATCGGAGACATATGGCCGCTTCGCGATGTCGCCGTGGCCCACGCAGCTTGAAAAACTGATCGAGTATCCGTGCGCGAACTGGGGCTCGCCGGGTGCGGGGCCGACCTTCTTTCTCAAGGATCCCGTGGTGCTGGAGGCGTGTTCGAACGCGCGCGCCTGCGTCATCACGGTGATGGGCGCGCATGTGACGTCCAACCGCCTCTTCTCCGTCTTCGTGCGCCGGAACATGCGCCTGCGCGAGGTGAGCGAGACCATGCGCGCGCTTTACCCGGAGATCGACTTCTCCGAGTTCCGCTTCGTCGCCAACATGCTGATCGCCTGTTGGGAGGCGAGCCCCGAGCGGTTCAAGGTGGTCGAGATCGAGCTGCGCCAGGCCTGGGTCGCGCGGATGAAGGAACTGATCGAGGATATCGAGACGCCGACGATCCTGTGCTGGCTGTCCGATAGCTCGCCGGAAATGGCCGACCGGATGGAGCCGTTCAACGCCCGCGAGAACCCGCCGAGCTTCGTCGATCGTTCGATGATCGAGGAGGTGAAGCCGCATGTGGACTACTACGTCGAGTATGTCGCGTCGGAGGAGGCAGCACTCGGCCCCCGGATCCCGGGACGTCAACGACCGGAGATCGCGCGCCGCTGCCCCTCCGACATGATGCATGCGGAGGCGGCGGAGCTCCTCTCCGACCCGGTGAGCAAGGTGCTGGGGCTGCGGTTTCTCTGA
- a CDS encoding 3-hydroxybutyryl-CoA dehydrogenase, giving the protein MAIETVGVVGAGQMGNGIAHVFAVAGYDVLLNDISADALEAALDKIGGNLDRQVSREKISATDRDAALKRIRTTTTLADLGPTDLIIEAATENERVKEKIFDGLAPHLGAGTILTSNTSSISITRLASRTDRPERFMGFHFMNPVPVMSLVELIRGIATDQATYDTLSDVVKKLGKTAASAEDFPAFIVNRILMPMINEAIYTLYEGVGSVQSIDTSLKLGANHPMGPLQLADFIGLDTCLAIMNVLHDGLADTKYRPCPLLVKYVEAGWLGRKTGRGFYDYRGEEPVPTR; this is encoded by the coding sequence ATGGCGATCGAGACGGTGGGCGTGGTGGGGGCTGGCCAGATGGGCAACGGCATCGCGCATGTGTTTGCGGTCGCCGGCTACGACGTTCTTCTCAATGACATTTCCGCCGACGCGCTGGAGGCCGCCCTCGACAAGATCGGCGGCAATCTCGACCGGCAGGTGTCGCGGGAGAAGATCTCCGCCACCGACCGTGATGCGGCGCTGAAGCGCATTCGCACCACGACCACCCTCGCCGATCTCGGCCCCACGGACCTCATCATCGAGGCCGCGACCGAGAACGAGCGGGTGAAGGAGAAGATCTTCGACGGGCTCGCCCCGCATCTGGGTGCGGGCACGATCCTGACCTCCAACACCTCCTCGATCTCCATCACGCGGCTGGCGAGCCGGACGGACCGGCCCGAGCGGTTCATGGGTTTCCACTTCATGAACCCGGTGCCGGTGATGAGCCTCGTGGAGCTCATTCGCGGGATCGCCACGGATCAGGCGACCTACGACACCCTGTCGGACGTGGTGAAGAAGCTCGGCAAGACCGCGGCGAGCGCCGAGGATTTCCCCGCCTTCATCGTCAACCGCATCCTGATGCCGATGATCAACGAGGCGATCTACACGCTCTATGAGGGGGTCGGTTCGGTACAGAGCATCGACACCTCGCTGAAGCTCGGCGCCAACCACCCGATGGGGCCGCTGCAACTGGCCGACTTCATCGGGCTCGACACGTGCCTCGCCATCATGAACGTGCTCCATGACGGCCTCGCGGACACCAAGTACCGGCCCTGCCCGCTCCTCGTGAAATATGTCGAGGCGGGATGGCTGGGCCGCAAGACCGGCCGCGGCTTCTACGACTATCGCGGCGAGGAGCCGGTGCCGACGCGCTGA